DNA sequence from the Salvelinus fontinalis isolate EN_2023a chromosome 33, ASM2944872v1, whole genome shotgun sequence genome:
TACAATATATGTGTCGCTTAGAAAATGTCAGCAGAGAGCGTCAGAGATTAACAAGGAATTCaacctctcactctttctctgggCTCTGTGTCAGAGTGATGGTGATGACAAGGTAAACACaaacatatatacagacagacactcctCTCCTCAATTTGAATTTAAACTCTCTGTATCCACTGAACGACTGTGTCTGTTGTAATACCCACTCCCCTATCACAGTGCAAGAAAGGCAAAGGAAAGGAGGGTGGTGCATCAGCTGAATGGATTTGTAAGTAAATCAAAAAAGAATTGTCTCAGAAGAGATATGGAGATTATGAAGGGGAAATCTTGAGGATGATAAAGTCTTCCTTCCCGTGACCAAAGGTGGTGGAGATTTTCCTGAAGGAATGGAAGCTGGAAATTTGAGTGATGACGAGAGAGACGGAGGcaagaagaaagagaaagaaaagaagAAGTTGAAGAAAAAGAGGAAGGTACTCAACTCAGTTCCCATTGGCTCCctgtggtacagtacagacaaCCTTTCCCACAAGTATTTAGCTGAGCTGTGTTATTCTGCCCTAGGACTTGAGCTCCTCTCCAAAAGTGTAATGTATTGAGCTCATGTATTTAATTAAGTAATATAGCTGTAATTAACCTACTGAGTGTTTTTTCAATTGAAGAACTTTGGCTGTTCATCATCCTCTTCATCCTCGGACAGCTCTTCCTCTTCAGACAGCGAGGACGACAAAAAGAAGGTAAAAAAGAACATGAAgaagaaatctgaggtttgtggtTCCAAACTAGCAACTACATTGTTTACTATGGTATTGTTGGAAGGTCCACACCATCCCAATATGACTGATGGATTGGACACTCTGTCTTTGCCACAGGTTTCCAGttcttcatcttcctcctcctcctcttctgatagCGAGGAGGAAAAGAAAAAGAAGGTGAGAAATCCATGTGTTGTATAATTAAACACAAAACAAGCGTATTGTTTGTGTTGACTCACTATTGACTGTGGTAACTTCTGGATCACAATAAAACTGTGTAACACCATAACTAAAACTATGGCCATCTATAGCCCTATGACAGACATCTGTCCTAGAAAGATGTTAAGTACTTCATAGTAACCTGCTTTTTGTTGTTGTCCCTCAGGATTCTAGTTCTTCATCCTCTGACagctcctcatcttcctcctctgacagtgatgatgatgaagaagaagaaaaagaagatgaAAAAGGTAAGTGCAGCAATGAAATGTTGTATGTCCATATTGCCCAAGCTACTCCATATTGCCCAAGCTACTCCATATTGCCCTAGCTACTCCATATTGCCCTAGCTACTCCATATTGCCCAAGCTACTCCATATTGCCCAAGCTACTCCATATTGCCCAAGCTACTCCATATTGCCCAAGCTACTCCATATTGCCCAAGCTACTCCATATTGCCCTAGCTACTCCATATTGCCCAAGCTACTCCATATTGCCCTAGCTACTCCATATTGCCCTAGCTACTCCATATTGCCCTAGCTACTCTGGCTATTGCATCCCCTTTGGCTCTATCTCCTCAGCATTACAGCACGGAAGCAAAGGCAGACATGTTACAAATCGTCTTCTTCTTTGGAAAACACAGGATAGATGTCTGATTTAAAGTTTTGTCTGTTTCAGGATTCCAGCTCTGATGATTCAGATAGCGAgaaagacaagaagaagaagagaaagaaaacGATGAGTGCCGATGCATACAGGTGTTATTTTGAGAAACCCAGTGTGCAGGGTTATGGTTAGAAGCCCACTGGTAAGTGAATTCATTACACTCTCTtaatgtttggggggggggggggggggacagaattCCTGCTCATCAGACAGCGAAGACAATACGAAGAAAAAGAAGAGGGATACGAAGAAGGTACGTTTTCTTTCTATTGTTTGTCTTGGGGGAGGGTCTTTCCAATTTTGAAAGATATCAGAGATATCAAGTGAAACTGTTCTTGTGTGTCCAGGGCAATTCGGACAGCGAGGAAGACAAGAAAAAGAAggaaaagaagaaaaagaagaagaaggataagGTGTGTTTTCTATTGTGCTGTTTTGGGGAGGGTCCATTTTTTAAAGAACAGTTCATTTGATATCTTATGACAAGAATATTTATCTTGTGTGTCCAGGACTCGAGGAAGCGAGGAAGACAGGAAAAAGAAGAAGGATAAGAAGAAAAAGAAGGTAATGTTTCAAATGTCTGTCTTGAGGAGggtatttatttaaatgttttattttgaaaGAACAGTTCATTTGAGATATCTAATGACTTCGGAATGACCGTCATATTTCTATTTGTGTCCAGGACTCATCTGACAGCGAGGAAGACAAGAAAAAGAAGGACAAGAAGAAAAATAAGAAGCATAAGAAGGTAGGTTTTTTTATTGGGTGTAAAACACaaattataattgaaataacTGTTCATTTGAGATATCTAATGACAACTGAATGAGCTGAATATTTCTTATGTGTGTCCAGGACTCATCTGACAGCGAGGAtgataagaagaagaagaaggtatGTTTTTTAATTGACTGTCTTGGAGAGTGATCCTCAAACTAACGACAGTAACTATCAGAATGTGACTGTGGATCGTTCCTCCTGTGTACCCAGGACTCTTGTTCTGACAGCGAGGAAGATAAGAAAAAGAAGAAGGGTAAGAAGAAGAAAGAAAAGGTAAGTCCCCATAAAAGTAAATGTTATTTGACGATGAACAACAGTGAGGTGAACACTGGATTCTGACGGACCATGTCCTCTGTTTGCCCTGTAGGGCTCCTCTTCTGgaagtggtgatgatgatgaggagaagAAAAGGAAGAAAGACAAGAAGGTAAGTACCAAGAAAGTAAATGTTATTTGGAGATGCACCAGATCCTGAGTTGAGCACGgtctttcctccagacgtgagaaGGACATGAAGACGATTAAAAAAAGTTAGGGAAATTCCTGGTAGACTTTTGTTGTGTATACAAACAAACATGTGACACAAAAATAGCTTAGAAACTCATTCTCCTTAAATGTACATtggtcatttttgttgttgtaggacTCCTGTTCCGATGTTGAGTGAGAATCTAAGAAAAAACAGAAGAAAGATGACAACAAGAAAGACGTAGGTACCAGGTAGTGAATATTGGAATTCTATGCAAAGAGAAAGCCAAACCCTCAAGGTTTTCCCTGGTGTAGTCCAATCATCTCCTCAATGTCTCAGCTCTAAAGCAGGTATTTAGGACAGCTTTGAAGTAAAAGCCACTCATAGGTGCGAGTCTGCCATTCTAATAACATCCCCTTTATTCCATTTTAGGATGGACCTGAGAATGAAAAGTGTGGAGAGCTGATAAAGGAGGGGAAACGTGCAGGTGGCTTGGTGATGGGAGGAGGGTGCATGGATACAAAACCATCTGACGAGGGATCAGCTGTTCCTCCAATACCCACCCTGAAGATGGAATCCTGGGGGCTGTTGGCGGACGCCAGACCCAACACTCGCCATGTGTTCCTTTATAgctcctcatcctctctcagtCCCAGGGATATCAGCCCCTCCCGCCTGCCACTCAGTCCCATGGAGGCCCTAATGGGGAACCCAGCCAAGACCAGTGATCGTGACCCACTGACCGGGAGAGGACCAGCCAGCAGCAGAACCACACTGCTCAAATCCATTGATCTGTTCAGGGCCCTAAGCCTTATCAGCCTTAATTAACATGTAGATTGGAAAATAGGTCAAGATGATTCATGCTCATTACAATCAGGTGTACAGGCTGAAAAGTGATCAAATGTAGAACGTTCTGTCAGAAATAAAGAAATCATGTCAATAGGTACAATTTTGTGAATCTCTTTTCCAACTGAAGCTGGTCAACTTTTGCAATTAATAATCTTTTGGCTCTTTGGAAACCTCACAAGTGTCAgaaggtgggtgtagctggtgcatgaagtcaggcgcaggagagcagaatgagtgagcaacgtactttactcaacATAAAGGCACAAGGTAACAATACACTTGACCAACAATAAACGGTAATCAATTACGCAGGGGTGAAAACAGCACCCTCGAAATACCAGCCATAACGTACCGAATGAACATagaaacaatcacgcacaaaaacatggggaaaacagagagttaaatacatgaacatgtaattggggaatgaaaccaggtgtgtagaaaacaaagacaaaacaaatggaaaatgaaaggtcgatcggcgatggctagaagaccggtgacgtcgactgccgaacgccgcccgaacaaggagatggaccgacttcggcggaagtcgtgacaacacgTGAGTGACATGCAATTTGTTTATCTAAAGAAAAGTGAGAAGATTGAAGATAattgtgtgtgtacacatgcagGAATTTCCAGCAGTGTTCATGCAGGCTAGCTGGTCAGACTGCACACCAGAGCCCGATACTATGAATGTAGTTTAAGGAGATATCGAGGTAACTTTGGGACAACCCGTACCATGAAAGTGATTCACCTTTAAGCCAGGTAAATTTGGTAAATCTGCTCCGGGGCAGGCTAACCCAGGGCTAACTACATTTATCCTGAATGAAGTGTCTGAGCTGTGAGTTGAGGACCAATTAAATCAGATTCTCTCCCTCTCGCAAAGATTACTTTATCATCCACTTCATTTGAGGAAGAAAACTGTCTCAAATAACtaatctatgtaaaaaaaaacaatattAAAACTGCATGCATGATCAGAAGGATAGTTAAATATTTACCAGGAAAGATTCTTAAGCAAATAACCCAAGCATTAATTgggagtcaggtgaactactgtcctGTGGTCAAACAACCcaagcattaattgagagtcaggtgaactactgtcctgtggtctggggaaatgcatcagCAAGTGAAATTAGGAGGCTGCAGATTGctcagaacaaagcagcaaggcTTGATTTAAGGTGGAGATCTGGTTATTCTGTTGTAGTCATCCGCAATGCTCTTGGTTGGTCATAAATCAACAAGATaattgaaaaaaacatgcttattttatttcataatatacacCATTTAAAACGGCCAAACTCTATTCACAAtagtattcagttggtaagagacagcCATTCAGTAAATACTAGGTTGTCCACCatctaaactcaacaaaaaaagaaacgtcctctcactgtcgactgcgtttattttcagcgaacttaacatgtgtaaatatttgtatgaacataacaagattcaacaactgagacataaactgaacaagttccacagaaattgaataatgtgtccctgaacaaaggtgggtcaaaatcaaaagtaacagtcagtatctggtgtggccaccagctgcattaagtactgcagggcatctcctcctcatggactgcaccagatttgcccgttcttgctgtgagatgttaccccactcttccatcaaggcatttgcaagttcccagacatttctggggggaatggacctagccctcaccctctgatccaacaggtcccagacgtgctcaatggattgagatccgggctcttcgctagccatggcagaacactgacattcctgtcttgcaggaaatcccgcacagaatgagcagtatggctggtggcattgtcattctCGAGggccatgtcaggatgagcctgcaggaagggtaccacatgagggaggaggatgtcttccctgtaacgcacagcgttgagatttcctgcaatgacaacaagctcagtccgatgatgctgtgacacaccgccccagacgatgacggaccttccacccccaaatcaatcccgctccagagtacaggcctcggtgtaacgctcattcctttgacgataaacgcgaatccgaccattacccctgttgagacaaaaccgtgactcgtcagtgaagagcactttttaccagtcctgtccggtccagcaacggtgggtttgtgccaataggcgatattgttgccagtgatgtctggtgaggacctgtcttgcaacaggcctacaagccctcagtccagcctctctcagcctattgcggacagtctgagcactgatggaaggattgtgcgttactggtgtaactcaggcagttgttgttgccatcctgtacctgtcccgcaggtgtgatgttcggatgtaccgatcctgtgtaggtgttgtttcacgtgatctgccactgcaaggacgatcagctgtccgtcctgtctccctgcagcgctgtcttaggcgtctcacagtccggacattgcaatttattgccctggccacatctgcagtcctcgtgcctccttgtagcatgcctaaggtacattcacgcagatgagcagggaccctgggcatctttcttttgatgtttttcagagtcagtagaaaggcctctttagtgtcctaagtcttcataactgtgactttaattttctaccgtctgtaagctgttagtgtcttgacgaccgttccacaggtgcatgttcattaattgtgtatggttcattgaacaggcATGGGACActgtttaaaccttttacaatAAAATAAAACTGCAAGGTGACTGGgtatatggccgaatacaaacagtgtagtcattccctccgcaaggcaatcaaacaggcaaaatgtcagtatagagccaaagtggagtcacaattcaacagctcagacactagacatatgtggcagggtctacagacaatcacggactacaaagggaaaaccagccgcgTTGCGAACAtcaacgtcttgcttccggacaagctaaacccCTTAttcacccgctttgaggataacacagtgtcaCCGATGCGGCctgctaccaaagactgtgggctctccttctccgtggctgacatgagtaagacatttaagcccgttaaccctcgcaaggtgctgccagcccagacggcatccctagccgcgtcctcagagcatgcgcagaccagctggctggagtgtttacgggacatattcaatctctccctatcccagtctgctgtccccacttgcttcaagatgtccaccattgttcctgtacccaagaaagcaaagataactgaactaaattactattgccgcgtagcactcacttctgtcatcatgaagtgctttgagaggctagttaaggatcatatcacctctaccttacctgacaccctagacccacttaaatTTTCTtatcgccccaatagatccacagacgatgtaatcgccatcgcactgcacactgccctatcccatctggacaagaggaataccgatACAAGAATcctattcattgactatagctaagcattcaacaccatagtactgtaacggtcgtcatagtcgttctcctcctcagactcagaccaacacgcagagtgggtagtgctcatgataatttattaactcgaaactgaacactaacatgaaaccaaaataacaaaaatgaatACAACtgacaacagtcccgtgtggcacgaatacaaacacggaaacaaacacccacaaaacacacgtgaaacccaggctgcctaagtatgattctcaatcagggacaacgattgacagctgcctctgattgagaatcatacccggccgaacacaaacatccaaaacatagaaaatcacacatagacaaacccacccaactcacgccctgaccaacta
Encoded proteins:
- the LOC129831608 gene encoding uncharacterized protein LOC129831608, translated to MHTVNSLHSLNVWGGGGGDRIPAHQTAKTIRRKRRGIRRRAIRTARKTRKRRKRRKRRRRIRTRGSEEDRKKKKDKKKKKDSSDSEEDKKKKDKKKNKKHKKDSSDSEDDKKKKKDSCSDSEEDKKKKKGKKKKEKGSSSGSGDDDEEKKRKKDKKDSCSDVE